Proteins encoded within one genomic window of Pseudomonadota bacterium:
- a CDS encoding glycosyltransferase family 2 protein, with protein MPCLDEAQTIATCVRKGFESLQREGIRGEVLVADNGSTDGSQDIATRCGARVVAVHERGYGAALRHGIQRARGRFVIMADADDSYDWRDIAPFVQRLREGYDFVMGCRLPQGGGRIMPGAMPRLNRYVGNPVLSGIGRALFRCPITDFHCGMRAFDREKVLALDLKTPGMEFATEMVIRATQARLKIVEVPITLHRDGRSRPPHLRPWRDGWRHLRFMLLYSPNWLFWLPGLVLLGLGLLGFALILPGPLRIAHINLDANTLLFSALACIVGHQWISFALAAHALGERDGLLAPDRSLRRLQAIFSLERGIGVGLLLMCAGLFLLGVSLRYWASLQFGDIPYATGLRIVIPSVTLLALGAQFIMSSFFLSLTLLKPYASAGRSAEGAVESPSAEARPPLV; from the coding sequence ATGCCCTGCCTCGATGAAGCGCAGACCATCGCAACCTGTGTTCGAAAGGGCTTCGAGTCGCTGCAGAGGGAAGGCATCCGGGGCGAGGTGCTGGTCGCAGACAACGGCAGCACCGATGGGTCGCAGGACATCGCCACGCGCTGCGGCGCGCGCGTGGTCGCGGTGCACGAGAGAGGGTACGGTGCGGCACTGCGGCACGGCATCCAGCGTGCACGCGGCCGCTTCGTGATCATGGCCGACGCAGACGACAGCTACGATTGGCGCGACATCGCTCCCTTCGTTCAACGCCTTCGGGAAGGGTACGACTTCGTGATGGGCTGTCGCCTTCCGCAAGGCGGAGGCCGTATCATGCCCGGCGCCATGCCGCGCCTCAACCGGTATGTGGGGAACCCCGTGCTCAGCGGCATTGGGAGAGCGCTCTTTCGCTGCCCCATCACGGATTTCCACTGCGGAATGCGAGCGTTCGACCGCGAGAAGGTGTTGGCCCTCGACCTGAAGACCCCGGGCATGGAATTTGCGACAGAGATGGTCATTCGCGCAACCCAGGCACGATTGAAGATCGTCGAGGTTCCCATCACCCTTCATCGCGATGGACGTTCTCGCCCTCCCCACCTGCGTCCATGGAGAGACGGGTGGCGCCACCTGCGCTTCATGCTTCTCTACAGCCCCAACTGGCTGTTCTGGCTTCCCGGCCTGGTTCTTCTCGGACTGGGTCTGCTGGGCTTTGCCCTCATCCTGCCGGGACCGCTGCGAATCGCCCACATCAACCTCGACGCCAACACGCTTCTGTTCTCGGCCCTCGCCTGCATCGTCGGACACCAGTGGATCTCGTTCGCCCTCGCGGCACATGCTCTCGGGGAAAGAGATGGGCTTCTGGCACCCGATCGATCTCTGCGGCGTCTGCAGGCCATCTTCAGCCTCGAACGCGGCATCGGGGTGGGTCTGCTGCTGATGTGCGCAGGTCTCTTCTTGCTGGGTGTGTCGCTCCGCTACTGGGCCTCTCTCCAGTTTGGTGACATTCCCTATGCGACAGGCCTGCGCATCGTGATTCCTTCGGTCACCCTGCTGGCACTCGGGGCCCAGTTCATCATGTCGAGCTTCTTTCTCAGCCTGACGCTCTTGAAGCCGTACGCATCAGCAGGCAGGTCAGCCGAGGGCGCGGTTGAGTCGCCCTCCGCGGAAGCCCGTCCTCCTCTCGTCTGA